The Planococcus versutus genome contains a region encoding:
- a CDS encoding YlaH-like family protein has product MDEQAFVYDHMYPVARILYQNLPNYDLAGYALFAVIFLLSAFVYKLGFARKLSLGKNAAIGLFLAVGGLGLTFLAFFLPVVEGLVIAALILILYKIRLWREKRENAVSH; this is encoded by the coding sequence GTGGACGAACAAGCTTTTGTCTATGACCATATGTATCCAGTAGCCCGAATTCTATATCAGAATTTGCCGAATTACGATCTAGCAGGATACGCGTTGTTTGCGGTAATTTTCCTGCTTTCGGCATTCGTTTATAAATTAGGGTTTGCTAGAAAATTATCACTTGGAAAAAATGCTGCGATTGGCTTATTCTTAGCAGTTGGTGGTTTAGGGCTTACGTTTCTCGCCTTTTTCCTACCGGTTGTTGAAGGGCTAGTTATAGCCGCGCTCATACTGATTCTTTATAAAATCCGTTTATGGCGTGAAAAACGCGAAAACGCTGTATCTCATTGA
- the typA gene encoding translational GTPase TypA, which yields MTNLRNDLRNIAIIAHVDHGKTTLVDQLLQQSGIFRSNEHVDERAMDSNDIERERGITILAKNTAIQYKDAKINILDTPGHADFGGEVERIMKMVDGVLLVVDAYEGCMPQTRFVLKKALEQNLKPIVVVNKIDRDFARPEEVVDEVIELFIELEANDDQLEFPVIFASGMNGTASLSSDPADQEENMQVVYDAIMEHVPAPIDNRNEPLQFQVALLDYSDYVGRIGIGRVFRGTIEVGQSVALMKLDGSYKNFRVTKIHGFMGLKRVEIQKAEAGDLIAISGMEDINVGETVCPAEHREALPILRIDEPTLQMTFLVNNSPFAGKEGKWITSRKIQERLDAQLQTDVSLRVDATDSPDAWVVSGRGELHLSILIENMRREGFEIQVSKPEVIVRMVDGVRCEPIERVQVDVPEEYTGNIIESLGDRKGEMLDMVNNGSGQVRMVFNVPARGLIGYTTEFLTQTRGYGIINHTFDSYQPVATGRVGGRREGVLVSMERGKVSTYGLMGIEDRGTSFVEVGAEIYEGMIVGQHNRDSDLTVNIVKIKAATNIRSANKDQTTTMKKARLMSLEEALEYLNDDEYCEITPQTIRLRKKILDKNERERMAKKKKVAIEE from the coding sequence ATGACTAACTTACGAAATGACTTGAGAAACATTGCAATTATTGCCCACGTTGACCATGGTAAAACAACTTTGGTAGATCAACTTCTACAACAATCCGGAATTTTCCGTTCAAATGAACACGTTGATGAACGTGCGATGGATTCTAACGATATAGAAAGAGAACGTGGAATCACGATTCTTGCGAAAAATACGGCTATTCAGTACAAAGACGCAAAAATCAACATTCTAGATACTCCTGGACACGCAGATTTTGGCGGAGAAGTTGAGCGTATTATGAAAATGGTAGATGGTGTTTTATTAGTAGTGGATGCTTATGAAGGCTGTATGCCACAAACACGTTTTGTTTTGAAAAAAGCTCTTGAACAAAACTTGAAGCCAATTGTTGTCGTAAACAAAATTGACCGTGATTTCGCACGCCCTGAAGAAGTGGTTGACGAAGTCATCGAATTGTTCATTGAACTTGAAGCGAATGACGATCAATTGGAATTCCCAGTTATTTTTGCATCAGGTATGAACGGTACTGCAAGCCTTTCTTCAGATCCAGCTGACCAAGAAGAAAACATGCAAGTTGTTTATGATGCAATCATGGAACATGTTCCAGCGCCTATCGACAACAGAAATGAGCCACTTCAATTCCAAGTTGCGCTTTTAGACTATAGTGACTATGTAGGGCGTATCGGAATTGGTCGTGTATTCCGTGGAACAATTGAAGTTGGACAATCCGTTGCTTTAATGAAACTTGATGGCTCTTACAAGAACTTCCGTGTAACGAAAATTCATGGTTTCATGGGGCTGAAGCGAGTAGAAATCCAAAAAGCAGAAGCGGGCGATTTGATTGCTATTTCTGGTATGGAAGACATCAACGTAGGAGAGACAGTATGCCCAGCAGAACATCGCGAAGCATTGCCAATTTTACGCATCGATGAGCCAACTCTACAAATGACTTTTTTGGTTAACAATAGTCCATTTGCAGGTAAAGAAGGTAAATGGATTACATCTAGAAAAATCCAAGAGCGTTTAGATGCTCAATTGCAAACAGATGTATCATTGCGTGTAGACGCAACAGATTCGCCTGACGCTTGGGTAGTTTCAGGTCGTGGAGAATTACATTTGTCGATTTTAATCGAAAATATGCGACGTGAAGGATTTGAAATTCAAGTTTCAAAACCAGAAGTTATTGTTCGTATGGTTGACGGTGTTCGTTGCGAACCAATTGAACGCGTTCAAGTAGACGTGCCTGAAGAATATACAGGCAACATCATTGAATCATTGGGTGATCGTAAAGGCGAAATGTTGGATATGGTAAACAACGGCAGTGGACAAGTCCGCATGGTGTTTAATGTACCCGCTCGTGGTTTGATTGGCTATACAACAGAATTTTTGACGCAAACTCGTGGATACGGAATTATTAACCACACATTCGATAGTTACCAACCAGTTGCAACTGGACGTGTAGGTGGACGTCGTGAAGGTGTACTCGTATCTATGGAGCGCGGTAAAGTTTCGACATACGGCTTGATGGGTATTGAAGATCGCGGAACTTCATTTGTTGAAGTTGGTGCTGAAATTTACGAAGGCATGATTGTTGGACAACATAATCGCGATAGCGACTTAACTGTAAACATCGTAAAAATCAAAGCTGCTACAAACATTCGTTCAGCGAACAAAGACCAAACAACAACAATGAAAAAAGCACGTTTAATGAGTCTTGAAGAAGCACTTGAGTACTTGAATGATGACGAGTATTGTGAAATTACTCCACAAACGATTCGTCTGCGTAAAAAGATTCTTGATAAAAATGAACGTGAGCGTATGGCTAAGAAAAAGAAAGTTGCAATAGAAGAATAA
- a CDS encoding YlaF family protein, which translates to MIDFVKNIKWIFVLYSLAALLAMVGIGLAVGLRSILGIFLSVLLLIVIMGMGFKKKKEMREAGLL; encoded by the coding sequence ATGATAGATTTCGTAAAAAACATAAAATGGATCTTTGTATTGTATTCCTTGGCAGCACTTTTAGCGATGGTCGGAATTGGCTTGGCTGTTGGTTTGCGTAGTATATTAGGGATCTTTTTATCGGTTCTACTACTAATTGTAATTATGGGTATGGGATTTAAAAAGAAAAAAGAAATGCGGGAAGCCGGATTGCTATAA
- a CDS encoding inositol monophosphatase family protein: MDLHAMDSYIKSLIKEAGHQIRNSFLSDITIESKSNANDLVTNMDKEIEQFFIGRIRRDFPKHKVFGEEGFGDDIQSTDGVIWLLDPIDGTMNFVHQKRNFAISLGIYVDGIGKLGYIYDVVNDDLYHGVENGGAYFNDEKLKPLLKTNIAESIIAMNATWAIPNRYLDNDAIIQLIRDVRGTRSYGSAALELAYLASGRVDAYMSMRLSPWDIAGGMVIAKEVGAVTTSFKNDPANLLKQDTFIAANPSIHQELLEKYIKFK; encoded by the coding sequence ATGGATTTACATGCTATGGACAGTTACATAAAGTCATTAATCAAAGAAGCGGGACATCAAATACGTAATTCGTTTTTATCAGATATTACAATTGAATCCAAATCAAATGCAAATGATTTAGTGACAAATATGGATAAAGAAATCGAGCAATTTTTTATAGGACGGATTCGCAGAGACTTTCCAAAGCACAAGGTTTTTGGAGAAGAAGGCTTTGGTGATGACATTCAAAGTACAGACGGAGTTATTTGGTTGCTTGATCCGATTGATGGCACGATGAATTTTGTTCATCAGAAGCGTAACTTTGCTATTTCGCTTGGAATATATGTCGATGGGATTGGCAAGCTTGGCTATATTTATGATGTTGTGAATGATGATTTATACCATGGAGTAGAAAATGGTGGGGCATACTTTAACGACGAAAAATTAAAGCCACTCTTAAAAACAAATATAGCCGAATCAATTATAGCAATGAATGCTACATGGGCGATTCCCAATCGCTACTTAGATAATGATGCAATCATTCAGTTGATCCGTGATGTTCGAGGGACACGTTCTTATGGCTCAGCAGCACTTGAACTCGCTTATTTAGCAAGTGGACGAGTCGATGCTTATATGTCAATGCGATTGTCACCATGGGATATTGCGGGTGGTATGGTCATTGCAAAAGAAGTGGGAGCAGTGACAACAAGTTTTAAGAATGATCCTGCAAACTTGTTAAAGCAAGACACATTTATCGCAGCTAATCCATCAATTCATCAAGAGCTATTAGAAAAATATATAAAATTCAAGTAA
- a CDS encoding YktB family protein, whose translation MNSYWSNKDFEVFNTPGLEARMAALAEVIRPKFEELGSEFSSFFSGKTGDEFFPHVAKHMRRTVNPPNDSWVAFAPYKRGYKAVPHFQIGMWESHVFVILAVIYEAPNKASMAENLLHSDVLEKLPNDFVVSGDHMKPQSDTLNELGEEGIEKLLVRLRDVKKGELVIGRHLTKEQAAHFNKKEFFQFVEETFNSLLSVYTTLLQPTKEPVSR comes from the coding sequence TTGAATTCATATTGGAGCAATAAAGATTTTGAAGTTTTTAATACGCCAGGTCTTGAAGCAAGAATGGCTGCGTTAGCTGAAGTCATCCGTCCAAAATTTGAAGAATTAGGGTCTGAGTTTTCTTCGTTTTTCTCCGGAAAAACAGGAGATGAGTTTTTCCCGCACGTAGCCAAGCATATGCGGAGAACTGTCAATCCACCTAACGATAGTTGGGTAGCTTTTGCCCCATATAAAAGAGGGTATAAAGCGGTTCCGCATTTCCAGATTGGCATGTGGGAAAGTCACGTGTTTGTCATATTAGCTGTTATTTACGAAGCACCTAATAAGGCAAGCATGGCTGAAAATTTACTACATTCGGATGTGTTGGAAAAACTACCAAACGATTTTGTCGTTTCTGGTGACCACATGAAGCCCCAGTCTGATACACTCAACGAATTGGGTGAAGAAGGTATTGAAAAGTTACTTGTTCGTCTGCGAGACGTTAAAAAAGGTGAATTGGTGATTGGTCGTCATTTGACTAAAGAACAAGCTGCTCACTTTAATAAAAAGGAATTTTTTCAATTTGTTGAAGAAACCTTCAACTCTTTACTTTCTGTTTATACGACTTTGCTTCAACCAACAAAAGAACCTGTTAGCCGATAA
- a CDS encoding UPF0223 family protein, whose translation MDYSYPFSIEWSTEEIIDVVRFFEAIERAYEKGITRQELFTCYRKFKKIVPAISEEKTFFREFEDESGYASFPVIKEMKTGTDDKVIKLQKK comes from the coding sequence ATGGATTATTCTTATCCATTTTCAATTGAATGGTCAACGGAAGAAATTATTGACGTCGTTCGTTTTTTTGAAGCAATTGAAAGAGCCTATGAAAAAGGGATCACTAGACAAGAGTTGTTCACGTGTTATCGAAAATTCAAGAAAATTGTTCCTGCAATTTCTGAAGAAAAAACTTTTTTTCGAGAATTTGAAGATGAAAGTGGCTATGCGAGCTTTCCGGTTATTAAGGAAATGAAAACAGGAACAGATGACAAAGTTATCAAACTCCAAAAGAAATGA
- a CDS encoding NAD(P)H-dependent flavin oxidoreductase — translation MEFKTKVTELLGIRYPIVQGGLAYLAYAELAAAVSNAGGLGQITAMSLSTPEELRTEIQKVKKLTNNPFGVNFAIGDQGRTFSHMLDVAIEEGVPVVSMTGGNPTPIFEQLKDTHIKKLVLVAARRQAEKAESLGADAVMVVGQEGGGHLGRDDIGTMVLIPQVVDAVKIPVIASGGIGDGRGWMAALALGAEGIEMGTRFIATKECVHASGAYKQQLIDSSENDTVIIKRSIGAPARTLRNSWTDRILEIESQTPTYEALKDYISGEANKRFIYNGEEDQGFGWAGQVTGLIKDVPTVQELIEGMVKQAEEIREKWSITR, via the coding sequence ATGGAATTCAAAACAAAAGTGACGGAGCTATTGGGAATTCGTTATCCGATTGTACAAGGAGGCTTAGCTTATTTAGCTTATGCAGAACTTGCAGCAGCAGTTTCAAATGCAGGTGGACTTGGACAAATTACGGCGATGAGTCTTTCCACACCAGAAGAGTTGAGAACTGAGATTCAAAAAGTAAAAAAACTAACAAATAACCCTTTTGGTGTTAACTTTGCGATTGGCGATCAAGGACGTACATTTTCTCATATGTTAGATGTTGCAATTGAAGAAGGAGTGCCAGTCGTCTCTATGACAGGTGGCAATCCAACACCTATTTTTGAACAACTAAAAGACACGCATATAAAAAAACTCGTGCTAGTAGCTGCGAGAAGACAAGCTGAAAAAGCGGAAAGTCTTGGTGCTGACGCAGTGATGGTTGTGGGCCAAGAAGGCGGCGGGCATTTAGGACGTGATGACATCGGAACGATGGTACTCATTCCACAAGTAGTCGATGCAGTGAAGATCCCAGTTATCGCTTCAGGAGGAATTGGTGACGGGCGAGGCTGGATGGCAGCTCTTGCGTTAGGTGCTGAAGGTATAGAAATGGGGACGCGTTTTATTGCAACAAAAGAATGTGTCCATGCGTCTGGTGCTTATAAACAACAATTAATCGATAGCTCTGAGAACGATACAGTTATCATTAAACGTAGCATTGGTGCACCAGCACGAACTTTACGAAACAGCTGGACTGATCGGATTCTTGAAATTGAAAGCCAAACACCTACATACGAAGCGTTAAAAGACTATATTAGTGGTGAAGCTAACAAGCGTTTCATCTATAATGGAGAAGAGGATCAAGGATTTGGTTGGGCTGGCCAAGTCACAGGCTTGATTAAAGACGTACCAACTGTCCAAGAATTGATTGAAGGCATGGTTAAACAAGCTGAGGAAATCCGAGAAAAATGGTCAATCACTAGATGA